Proteins from one Oscillatoria nigro-viridis PCC 7112 genomic window:
- a CDS encoding vWA domain-containing protein, producing MARQAKQSSQVKSSSSQAASNNRTKFTLYNFAGNAKAFYLVDRINLERTPGDIPEKSVAHSIIIIDRSGSMYYDLEPLKETLIKLLTLDEYNNYQLIVSLISYADKGDVICHFQRISIQEVLKFDSQYIKEIQKIHTAGCTCISQSMQLAKSLVKAGEMTAINLHTDGYANDPSANSEAAKLGEICEELKDMDVFANTISYASADFKLLSKIANTLSGNCIRAGEVKMVYDALYDSTKLLGSSVAPPLEEPLIKEYDYQVFVSQSGKKINGSSSTLKICGLKADDRGLFYKYQKVAKDEYDKLDVPVAQTDESVFAFAKANLADGNLNTAKYALASTFDATLTEKHAKALTNAQIAEFTEDLEQAVFAPDVLKNHEIGDRVKVSDKISLLELIEILEENSNSIIINLKHLQENYQRKGLKRIEGKRDENGNLVKPWLKTEFLDGGEYVQMGSFAINQNTATINMLITRKAKLVKVEDETLIAEVAGILVTDLNTFNNYTIVSDGEVNIKSLRTKISSKPVFDLLKKCGVLEKDGSPVQEFDFRSEYDIKLEDLPLVPFDGRYGSLDGVFEELAEIKILSSILSAHLKEESEAYTAEQLEELKQHYLSKSLYINFPTTTEYTDLKSAIANGSVDSRVSYKIDIGSKNILNFGKLHSANKFLDRLYEVYHKNTGEKLAKPTFDITLDEPVVFAHKTLSSRTKITKVDDLMKLIFDEFLGLEDNGIVSATLAKVGADSLLRLLQAKWQGEDVKREEFVAALANANERLEAYAEKVYGEKVSPLVFYIGSTGLIPDEMEAKAATAEEINSKYGHLQLSKDEQEGMFFEVGDCIISVYAKNEYFTVGK from the coding sequence ATGGCACGGCAAGCAAAACAATCATCTCAAGTCAAAAGTTCCAGCAGCCAAGCAGCCTCCAATAATCGCACCAAATTTACCCTCTACAATTTTGCCGGCAACGCAAAGGCATTCTATCTAGTCGATCGCATTAATTTAGAAAGAACACCAGGCGATATCCCAGAAAAATCCGTCGCTCACAGCATCATCATCATCGACCGTTCCGGCTCAATGTATTATGACTTAGAACCGCTCAAAGAAACCCTAATCAAGCTTTTGACCTTAGACGAATACAACAATTACCAGCTAATTGTCAGCCTGATTTCCTATGCTGATAAGGGGGACGTAATTTGTCATTTCCAGCGAATTTCCATTCAAGAAGTGCTGAAGTTTGACTCTCAATACATCAAAGAAATTCAAAAAATCCACACGGCTGGCTGTACCTGCATATCGCAGTCGATGCAACTCGCTAAATCTCTGGTAAAAGCGGGAGAAATGACAGCGATCAATTTGCACACAGACGGCTATGCAAATGACCCCAGCGCCAATTCCGAAGCTGCAAAACTAGGGGAAATTTGCGAAGAACTCAAAGACATGGATGTGTTTGCCAACACGATATCCTATGCCTCGGCTGACTTCAAACTTCTTTCCAAAATCGCCAACACATTATCGGGAAATTGCATCCGCGCTGGCGAAGTCAAAATGGTTTACGATGCTCTTTACGACAGCACAAAACTGTTAGGCAGTTCCGTTGCACCTCCGCTGGAAGAACCGTTAATTAAGGAATACGATTATCAAGTTTTTGTTTCCCAAAGCGGCAAGAAAATCAACGGTTCATCGAGCACGCTGAAAATCTGCGGGCTGAAAGCAGACGATCGCGGACTGTTTTACAAATATCAGAAAGTCGCCAAAGATGAGTATGACAAACTAGATGTTCCCGTTGCTCAAACTGATGAGTCGGTGTTTGCTTTTGCGAAAGCTAACCTCGCTGACGGCAATTTAAATACGGCTAAGTATGCGCTGGCGAGTACCTTCGACGCTACTTTGACGGAAAAACACGCAAAAGCTTTGACAAATGCCCAAATAGCGGAGTTTACGGAAGATTTGGAACAGGCTGTTTTTGCGCCTGATGTGTTGAAAAATCATGAAATTGGCGATCGGGTAAAAGTCAGCGATAAAATTTCCCTGCTGGAGTTAATCGAGATATTGGAGGAAAACAGCAACAGCATCATCATCAACTTGAAACACTTGCAAGAAAATTATCAGCGAAAAGGTTTGAAGCGAATTGAAGGAAAGCGAGACGAAAACGGCAACCTTGTCAAGCCTTGGCTGAAAACTGAATTCTTAGATGGTGGCGAATACGTGCAAATGGGTTCATTTGCCATCAATCAAAATACCGCTACCATCAATATGCTGATTACCCGAAAAGCTAAGCTGGTAAAAGTTGAGGATGAAACTTTAATCGCAGAAGTGGCGGGAATTCTAGTTACAGACCTCAATACTTTCAACAATTATACCATTGTCAGCGACGGCGAAGTTAATATTAAGTCGCTGCGAACCAAAATCAGCAGCAAACCAGTGTTTGATTTGCTCAAAAAATGCGGTGTCCTGGAAAAAGACGGTTCGCCCGTGCAAGAATTTGACTTCCGTTCAGAGTACGATATTAAGTTAGAGGATTTGCCCCTCGTGCCTTTTGACGGGCGTTACGGCAGCCTTGACGGAGTGTTTGAGGAACTCGCAGAAATCAAAATTCTCTCCAGCATTCTCTCGGCTCATTTGAAGGAAGAATCCGAGGCTTACACTGCGGAACAATTGGAAGAATTGAAACAGCATTATCTGTCAAAAAGCCTTTACATCAACTTTCCGACGACGACGGAATACACAGATTTAAAAAGTGCGATCGCCAACGGTTCAGTAGATTCGCGAGTCAGCTATAAAATCGACATCGGCAGCAAAAACATCCTCAACTTCGGCAAATTGCACTCGGCCAACAAATTTCTCGATCGCCTTTATGAAGTTTACCACAAAAACACGGGCGAAAAGCTAGCAAAACCGACATTTGACATCACCTTAGATGAGCCTGTTGTCTTCGCACACAAAACGCTGTCATCCCGAACCAAAATCACCAAAGTTGACGACTTGATGAAACTGATTTTCGATGAGTTTTTGGGGTTGGAGGATAACGGAATTGTTAGCGCTACTTTAGCCAAAGTGGGTGCAGATAGTTTGCTGCGCCTTTTGCAAGCGAAATGGCAGGGAGAAGATGTCAAGCGAGAGGAGTTTGTCGCTGCTTTAGCTAATGCCAACGAGCGACTGGAAGCTTATGCGGAAAAAGTGTACGGGGAAAAAGTTTCACCGCTGGTTTTCTATATCGGTTCTACCGGACTGATCCCGGATGAAATGGAGGCAAAAGCGGCGACTGCTGAGGAAATTAATTCTAAATACGGCCACTTGCAACTTTCTAAAGATGAGCAAGAGGGGATGTTTTTTGAAGTCGGCGACTGCATTATTAGCGTGTATGCTAAGAATGAGTATTTCACGGTAGGGAAGTAG
- a CDS encoding AraC family transcriptional regulator, which translates to MNAAKTSEKSAMELMNDQQAKRFADRAQAHRDELTERIAQAIRHDGTIEPLKGLHFNRSSSPSECVHSVSLPAFCAIAQGSKEVLLGCDRYQYDPLHYLLATIELPIASQILEASEAQPYLSLRLDLDPTVVGSVMIEAGDPSPQRGANVKAIDVSPLDANLLDAVVRLVRLLDSPAEAKVLAPLIKREIIYRLLMGEQGSRLRHIAVLGGSTHQIARAVDRLRKDFNQPLRIESIARELGMSVSSFHHHFKSVTAMSPLQFQKQLRLQEARRLMLGHNLDATSAAYRVGYDDSSHFNREYKRLFGIPPMRDVERLREAAREIAGST; encoded by the coding sequence ATGAACGCTGCCAAAACGAGTGAAAAGTCCGCTATGGAGTTAATGAACGACCAGCAGGCAAAGCGCTTTGCAGATAGAGCGCAAGCCCACAGAGACGAACTGACTGAGCGGATTGCACAGGCGATCCGTCATGATGGGACGATCGAGCCGCTCAAAGGATTGCACTTCAATCGCTCCTCCTCACCGTCGGAATGCGTTCACAGTGTCTCTCTCCCTGCCTTTTGTGCGATCGCTCAGGGCAGCAAAGAAGTCCTTCTGGGCTGCGATCGCTATCAGTACGACCCTTTGCATTATTTGCTGGCGACGATCGAACTGCCGATTGCCAGCCAAATTCTGGAAGCGTCGGAGGCGCAACCGTACCTGAGCCTTCGCCTCGATCTCGACCCCACAGTTGTCGGTTCAGTCATGATTGAGGCGGGCGATCCCTCACCACAAAGGGGTGCCAATGTAAAAGCGATCGACGTAAGCCCGTTGGATGCAAATCTTTTGGACGCTGTGGTGCGGCTCGTCAGGCTTCTAGATTCCCCTGCAGAAGCTAAGGTTCTGGCACCGCTGATTAAGCGAGAAATCATTTACCGACTGCTGATGGGAGAGCAAGGTAGTCGGCTGCGTCATATTGCAGTTCTGGGTGGCTCTACCCACCAAATTGCTAGAGCAGTCGATCGACTTCGTAAAGACTTTAACCAGCCGCTTCGGATTGAAAGCATCGCACGAGAGCTTGGAATGAGTGTATCGAGCTTCCACCATCACTTCAAGTCTGTCACTGCCATGAGTCCCTTGCAGTTCCAGAAGCAACTGCGGCTCCAGGAAGCTCGCCGTCTGATGCTGGGGCACAACCTTGACGCTACCAGTGCTGCTTACCGCGTGGGCTATGACGATTCGTCGCACTTCAACCGAGAGTACAAGCGGCTCTTTGGTATACCGCCGATGCGCGATGTGGAGCGGCTGCGAGAAGCTGCTAGGGAGATTGCTGGTTCAACATGA